From the genome of Uranotaenia lowii strain MFRU-FL chromosome 1, ASM2978415v1, whole genome shotgun sequence, one region includes:
- the LOC129739803 gene encoding vesicular acetylcholine transporter, with protein MAPLPIINLEPSEVKEIFWTKVKEPTSQRKLILVIVSIALLLDNMLYMVIVPIIPDYLRYIGTWGPEEPVNASAPTTVFTPHAHVHHGEDSATGVLFASKAIVQLMVNPFSGALIDRIGYDLPMMVGLIIMFFSTMVFACGRSYSMLFFARSLQGVGSAFADTSGLAMIADRFTEESERTKALGIALAFISFGCLVAPPFGGALYQFAGKEMPFIILALVSLMDGFMLLLVMKPVKEAFAERQDTKQDTVPIWKLLLDPYIAVCAGALTMSNVALAFLEPTISLWMEDNLTNDNWKIGMVWLPAFFPHVFGVVITVKMARLYPHKQWLMAAGGLALEGLCCFIIPFSPSYIFLMLPICGICFGIALIDTALLPMLGYLVDIRYVSVYGSIYAIADISYSIAYAVGPIIAGGVVEAIGFTALNFLIAFSNLLYAPVLSYLRNIYDFKTFENEANILMGDPPTKEYQTYAMQDQQVVGSEYKNHLDYGRQQDDSGYQQQQDTDIDQGYSQNGSYDQQQYQQQGGYQNYQPGYQEQGGVYQQQQQQQQQQQSRHLPQQPQVANPFRQQQQAQPPPQQQQQQQAPSQPRISNPFRQGF; from the coding sequence ATGGCACCACTACCGATTATCAATCTCGAACCGAGCGAGGTGAAGGAGATCTTCTGGACCAAGGTGAAGGAACCAACTTCGCAGCGGAAGCTGATTCTGGTGATCGTTTCGATTGCCCTGCTATTGGATAACATGCTTTACATGGTGATCGTGCCGATTATCCCCGACTATCTGCGGTATATAGGAACCTGGGGTCCGGAAGAGCCAGTCAATGCGAGCGCCCCGACTACGGTTTTCACTCCACATGCTCATGTGCACCATGGCGAAGACTCGGCCACCGGTGTTTTGTTTGCCTCGAAAGCCATCGTCCAGCTGATGGTGAATCCGTTCTCTGGAGCCCTAATTGATCGCATCGGATATGATCTTCCCATGATGGTAGGGCTGATAATCATGTTCTTCTCGACGATGGTGTTCGCCTGTGGTCGGAGCTACAGCATGCTGTTCTTCGCCCGATCGCTACAGGGAGTAGGTTCAGCATTTGCAGACACTTCCGGTTTAGCCATGATCGCCGACAGGTTCACAGAAGAATCCGAACGAACAAAGGCTCTGGGTATTGCCCTTGCATTCATTAGTTTCGGATGTTTGGTGGCACCACCCTTCGGAGGAGCCCTCTACCAGTTTGCGGGCAAAGAAATGCCATTCATCATTCTGGCACTGGTTTCGTTAATGGATGGTTTTATGCTACTGTTGGTGATGAAACCTGTCAAGGAAGCATTCGCTGAACGACAGGACACAAAACAAGACACCGTACCCATTTGGAAATTGCTTCTGGATCCATATATTGCTGTATGCGCAGGTGCTCTCACGATGTCGAACGTGGCTTTGGCTTTCCTGGAACCAACGATTTCCCTGTGGATGGAAGACAATCTGACGAATGATAACTGGAAGATTGGCATGGTGTGGCTGCCAGCATTCTTCCCGCACGTCTTTGGCGTGGTTATAACTGTAAAAATGGCCCGTTTATATCCCCACAAGCAATGGTTAATGGCTGCTGGAGGTCTCGCTCTAGAAGGACTGTGTTGCTTCATCATACCGTTCAGCCCGTCGTACATTTTCCTGATGTTACCCATCTGTGGCATTTGCTTCGGAATCGCATTGATCGATACTGCTCTGCTTCCCATGCTTGGATATCTGGTAGATATTCGATATGTATCCGTCTACGGTAGTATCTACGCCATCGCTGATATATCTTACTCAATCGCATACGCAGTCGGTCCCATCATAGCAGGCGGTGTCGTTGAAGCAATTGGATTTACTGCTCTCAACTTCCTGATTGCTTTCTCAAACTTGTTGTATGCACCAGTACTAAGCTATCTGCGCAACATCTACGACttcaaaacctttgaaaatgaAGCAAACATTCTGATGGGTGATCCGCCGACCAAGGAATACCAAACGTATGCCATGCAGGACCAACAAGTCGTAGGATCGGAATACAAGAACCATCTAGATTATGGCCGACAGCAGGACGACAGTGGATATCAGCAACAGCAAGACACCGACATCGATCAGGGATACTCACAGAATGGAAGCTACGATCAACAGCAATATCAACAACAAGGCGGCTACCAAAACTATCAACCTGGATATCAAGAACAAGGCGGAGtttatcaacaacaacaacaacagcagcagcagcaacagtcgaGACATCTTCCACAGCAGCCTCAGGTGGCTAATCCATTCCGACAACAGCAACAAGCGCAACCGCCGcctcaacagcaacaacaacaacaagcacCATCGCAGCCACGGATCTCGAATCCATTTAGACAAgggttttaa